A stretch of the Candidatus Goldiibacteriota bacterium HGW-Goldbacteria-1 genome encodes the following:
- a CDS encoding decaprenyl-phosphate phosphoribosyltransferase — protein sequence MHFKTITELLRVKQWIKNLLLFAALVFTGNILNLPLFLKVLTGFFLFCFAASSLYIINDLKDAKEDRLHPLKKNRPIASGTIDSVFAVTLSCLLFVISLTGAFFLNFNFFIVLLSYIIMTMLYTYYLKHIVILDVLEVAAGFVLRPVAGAFIIDAVISPWLLVCTTLLALFVILSKRRHELLTLNDASKHRKTLAEYSPELLNEMMSIVTSSTLIAYCLYTFSSTTSSNHHYMMFTIPFVLYGIFRYLYLMHKKNLGGAPELIFLKDIPMIIDISLWVITSAIIITFFK from the coding sequence ATACACTTTAAAACCATTACCGAACTTTTAAGGGTAAAACAATGGATTAAAAATCTGCTTCTTTTCGCCGCTCTGGTCTTTACAGGAAACATCCTTAACCTTCCTTTATTCCTGAAAGTCCTTACCGGTTTTTTTCTTTTTTGTTTTGCAGCAAGCTCGCTTTATATCATAAACGACCTTAAAGACGCAAAAGAAGACCGGCTGCACCCTCTTAAAAAAAACAGGCCCATTGCTTCAGGCACTATAGACAGTGTTTTTGCCGTCACGCTTTCCTGCCTGCTGTTTGTAATTTCTCTTACGGGCGCTTTTTTCCTTAATTTTAACTTTTTTATTGTGCTTCTTTCATACATAATAATGACAATGCTTTATACATATTATCTGAAACACATCGTTATCCTTGACGTACTGGAAGTGGCGGCGGGATTTGTTTTAAGGCCTGTTGCCGGCGCTTTTATAATAGACGCTGTAATTTCCCCCTGGCTTTTAGTATGCACCACTTTGCTGGCGCTTTTTGTCATCCTCTCCAAAAGAAGGCACGAATTGTTAACTTTAAATGACGCTTCCAAACACAGAAAAACCCTGGCGGAATATTCGCCGGAATTGCTTAATGAAATGATGTCAATTGTCACTTCTTCCACCCTTATTGCTTACTGCCTTTATACATTTTCTTCCACTACCTCATCTAACCATCATTATATGATGTTCACCATCCCGTTTGTACTTTACGGTATTTTCAGATATCTGTATCTTATGCACAAAAAAAATCTTGGCGGGGCCCCCGAACTTATTTTTTTAAAAGACATTCCTATGATAATAGATATCTCCCTTTGGGTTATTACCTCTGCCATAATTATCACTTTCTTTAAATGA